The Candidatus Nomurabacteria bacterium genome has a segment encoding these proteins:
- a CDS encoding type II secretion system protein: MKQNINEEKGMTFIELIVVVSIFASMSFVVLFRYRTFDRNVALQNLAQEVSLYIRETQLQAVSGVLGSDLFSYGLPYDSASAPSYGIYFNSEDKKGFYKFADNFPRNGLFDLDGAIGSCSSGECLDYINIDDPDIEIDSICAFFGGTAEPECKLKEVTILFTRPDPAPRISCVSLDDLELPCNSVVVTLKSNTDQSLSWSSSVDLVGRINTQKLEI, translated from the coding sequence TTGAAACAAAACATAAATGAGGAAAAAGGTATGACCTTTATCGAGCTTATCGTTGTGGTAAGTATATTTGCCTCTATGAGTTTTGTTGTTTTGTTTCGTTACAGAACTTTTGATAGAAACGTTGCACTTCAAAACTTGGCGCAAGAAGTCTCTCTTTATATAAGAGAGACACAACTACAAGCCGTTTCTGGGGTTTTGGGTAGTGATTTGTTCTCTTATGGGCTTCCTTACGATTCTGCTTCTGCACCTTCTTATGGGATATATTTCAACAGCGAAGATAAAAAAGGTTTCTATAAATTTGCAGACAACTTCCCAAGAAACGGACTTTTTGACCTAGATGGAGCGATAGGGTCATGTTCGTCTGGAGAGTGTCTAGATTATATAAACATAGATGATCCAGATATTGAGATAGATTCTATCTGTGCATTTTTTGGAGGAACAGCAGAACCAGAATGCAAATTGAAAGAAGTTACCATCCTTTTTACAAGGCCTGACCCAGCGCCCAGAATTTCTTGTGTTTCTTTAGACGATCTAGAGCTTCCTTGTAACAGCGTTGTTGTAACACTTAAATCAAATACTGATCAGAGTCTTTCTTGGTCTTCTTCTGTAGATCTTGTTGGTAGAATAAATACACAAAAACTGGAAATATGA
- a CDS encoding prepilin-type N-terminal cleavage/methylation domain-containing protein encodes MINHANKNQKGFTLAEVLVAVSLFTIIMISAIGALLSSNFSYRRSESIKSSLDAVSYTLEDITRNTRTALYIRCDSGASYPETGDYPASFSDPILDSETVPSPADCDPDFGNWGISFESAYGDEETPFDQFSYKIVTKGENAKIYRSRDGGNTYLPLLPNNVYLDPQETRFLVFGTGVDGIQPYVTITLSGYATYKDYTSPFSYQSTVSLRFIDYEI; translated from the coding sequence ATGATAAATCATGCAAACAAAAATCAAAAAGGTTTTACACTGGCAGAGGTGCTAGTTGCTGTTTCTTTGTTTACCATAATCATGATTTCTGCCATCGGTGCGCTGCTTAGTTCAAACTTCAGCTATAGAAGATCCGAGTCTATCAAAAGTTCTCTAGATGCTGTGTCTTATACACTTGAAGACATAACTAGGAATACAAGAACAGCTCTTTATATAAGATGTGATTCCGGAGCTTCTTACCCAGAAACAGGAGACTATCCAGCCAGTTTTTCTGATCCGATACTAGATAGCGAAACTGTTCCAAGTCCCGCTGATTGTGATCCGGATTTTGGTAACTGGGGTATATCGTTCGAATCTGCTTATGGCGACGAAGAAACTCCTTTTGATCAATTCTCTTATAAAATAGTTACAAAAGGGGAAAATGCAAAAATATACCGTTCTAGAGACGGTGGTAATACATATCTACCACTTCTACCAAACAATGTTTATCTAGATCCACAGGAGACTAGATTCTTGGTTTTCGGTACCGGAGTAGATGGTATACAGCCATATGTGACAATCACACTTTCTGGTTATGCAACTTACAAAGATTACACTTCACCGTTTTCTTATCAATCAACAGTCTCACTTAGATTTATAGATTATGAAATATAA
- a CDS encoding type II secretion system protein, with product MKYKLFKNINKNSQRGFTLIETLVAILILMSSVAGMIIVSSAGASNLRYAKNKAIASHLASEGVEMIRNIRDSYLIDPALGWSDFATLMGECSSGCAVDPYFPKDVISCDADAELGCQALYIDNGAYGYSSGGEISPFTRVITVKDIGSGNQEVEVFSTVYWKQGENVYSEENYTFLMNWIDPLF from the coding sequence ATGAAATATAAACTTTTCAAAAATATAAATAAAAACTCACAAAGAGGATTTACCTTGATAGAAACTTTGGTTGCAATACTTATACTCATGTCTTCTGTTGCGGGTATGATAATCGTTTCTTCTGCTGGCGCATCTAACCTAAGGTATGCCAAGAACAAAGCCATCGCGAGCCACTTGGCAAGTGAAGGAGTAGAGATGATAAGAAACATAAGAGATAGCTATCTTATAGATCCAGCTCTTGGTTGGTCTGATTTTGCAACTCTTATGGGTGAATGTTCTTCTGGTTGTGCAGTAGATCCATATTTTCCAAAAGATGTCATTTCTTGTGATGCAGACGCGGAACTTGGTTGCCAAGCTTTATATATAGATAACGGTGCGTATGGATATAGTTCTGGAGGAGAAATTTCTCCGTTTACTAGAGTTATAACTGTCAAAGATATTGGTTCGGGGAATCAAGAAGTCGAAGTTTTCTCAACTGTTTATTGGAAGCAAGGAGAAAATGTTTACTCTGAAGAAAATTATACATTTTTGATGAACTGGATAGATCCATTATTTTAG